A genome region from Musa acuminata AAA Group cultivar baxijiao chromosome BXJ3-5, Cavendish_Baxijiao_AAA, whole genome shotgun sequence includes the following:
- the LOC103986021 gene encoding polyadenylate-binding protein 5-like, producing the protein MASTSAALSQLSPLQISSTQAQGGAFGRASLYVGDLDLAVNEGQLYDLFSQIAPVTSVRVCRDQIRNVSLGYAYVNFHSLQDATRARDVLNFTPLNGKLIRIMFSNRDPSIRKNGVGNVFIKNLDKTIDNKSLHDIFVAFGTVLSCKVATGITGQSKGYGFVQFENEESAERAISRLNGMLINDKPVHVGHFVRRQERHQPEGPPKFTNVYIKNLPEPYTDEDLKSYFGVCGNITSGVVMKDVNGKSRGFGFVNFEMPEAAAAAIEKFNGTALFDKVLYVGKAQKKSEREAELRAKYEQERNGRLEKLQGLSLYLKNLDDSINDEKLRELFSPFGTVTSCRVMLDTHGQSKGSGFVAFSSLDEANRAINGLNGKMVGKKPLYVGIFQRREERRAMLQAHFARLNSPGALAPAMPTMPGYHPVPSRLAPQQLYFGQGVSSLIPSQPAGYGYQPQLIPGIRPGVVPNYMMPYSPQRQGQLGQRTGSRRGGGTPQLMQQQQQIIQQNANQGFRYMQNSRNGVDPMMSPQGLMGSMMPMPLDASGIHITSVDAVHPSPIPIMTLASALASESPERQRLMLGEQLYPLVERIEQEQAGKVTGMLLEMDQTEVLHLIESPDALKKKVVEAMEVLRLAHATGPNALDQID; encoded by the exons ATGGCAAGCACCTCGGCAGCGCTGTCACAGCTCTCACCGCTGCAGATATCGTCGACGCAGGCGCAGGGCGGGGCGTTCGGCAGGGCGTCTCTGTACGTCGGGGACCTTGATCTCGCCGTCAACGAGGGACAGCTGTACGATCTCTTTAGCCAGATCGCGCCGGTGACCTCCGTTAGGGTTTGCAGGGACCAAATCCGCAATGTCTCCCTCGGCTATGCTTATGTAAATTTTCACAGTCTCCAGGACG CTACCCGTGCCCGGGATGTCTTGAATTTCACACCACTAAATGGAAAACTCATAAGGATTATGTTTTCTAATAGAGATCCCAGTATCCGAAAAAATGGAGTTGGTAATGTATTTATTAAAAATCTTGACAAAACAATTGACAACAAGTCACTGCATGATATTTTTGTCGCCTTTGGTACTGTTCTCTCTTGCAAAGTGGCTACTGGTATCACTGGTCAATCAAAAGGATATGGTTTTGTTCAGTTTGAAAATGAAGAGTCTGCTGAGAGAGCTATTAGCCGACTAAATGGAATGTTGATTAATGACAAACCTGTTCATGTTGGTCACTTTGTTCGACGCCAAGAAAGACATCAACCTGAAGGGCCTCCAAAATTCACTAATGTGTATATTAAAAATTTGCCTGAACCTTACACTGATGAGGACTTGAAAAGTTACTTTGGGGTATGTGGCAACATCACAAGTGGAGTTGTCATGAAAGATGTAAATGGAAAGTCTAGGGGATTTGGTTTTGTAAATTTTGAGATGCcggaagctgctgctgctgcaattgAGAAATTTAATGGAACAGCTTTGTTTGATAAAGTTTTGTATGTTGGGAAAGCTCAGAAAAAGTCTGAAAGGGAAGCTGAATTAAGGGCCAAATATGAACAGGAGCGAAATGGAAGATTGGAAAAACTTCAGGGGCTTAGCTTATATTTGAAGAACCTTGATGATTCTATAAATGATGAGAAACTAAGGGAACTGTTCTCCCCTTTTGGTACCGTAACTTCTTGCAGG GTTATGCTTGATACCCATGGGCAAAGCAAGGGATCTGGTTTTGTAGCCTTTTCTTCCTTGGATGAAGCTAATCGGGCT ATTAATGGATTGAATGGGAAGATGGTAGGAAAGAAACCATTGTATGTAGGTATATTTCAACGCAGGGAGGAAAGAAGGGCTATGTTGCAG GCTCATTTTGCTCGTCTCAATTCTCCGGGAGCTCTGGCACCTGCCATGCCCACCATGCCTGGATACCATCCTGTTCCATCCAGGCTTGCCCCTCAGCAACTCTATTTTGGACAGGGTGTTTCCAGCCTCATTCCTTCTCAGCCTGCAGGCTACGGATACCAACCGCAACTTATTCCAGGCATTCGCCCAGGTGTTGTTCCAAACTACATGATGCCTTACAGTCCACAAAGGCAAGGGCAGCTTGGACAGAGAACAGGGTCTAGACGAGGAGGTGGGACACCACAGTTAATGCAACAGCAACAACAA ATAATTCAGCAGAATGCTAATCAAGGCTTTAGATACATGCAAAATTCTCGAAATGGGGTTGACCCGATGATGTCGCCTCAGGGTCTGATGGGTTCGATGATGCCCATGCCACTTGATGCAAGTGGTATTCATATCACTTCAGTGGACGCAGTACATCCTTCTCCAATTCCAATTATGACTCTTGCCTCTGCTTTAGCTTCTGAATCTCCTGAGCGTCAAAGACTG ATGCTAGGAGAGCAACTATACCCCCTTGTGGAACGAATAGAACAGGAGCAAGCTGGCAAAGTGACCGGGATGCTGCTTGAGATGGATCAAACTGAGGTGCTACATCTTATTGAATCTCCAGATGCACTTAAGAAAAAGGTGGTGGAAGCCATGGAAGTCTTACGCTTAGCGCATGCTACTGGTCCAAATGCTCTTGATCAAATCGACTAG